From the Danio aesculapii chromosome 9, fDanAes4.1, whole genome shotgun sequence genome, one window contains:
- the dusp19a gene encoding dual specificity protein phosphatase 19a: MQSLAQEIKSFSKTNLRKQCTRVTTLSGRRIIETWKGSIVQVVEETVQPETPCGYVQDNNWDLQVGYVKPYLLLGSQDAAHDFATLRKYKVTHILNVAYGVENAFPDLFIYKTLSILDQPDTDIISHIKECAQFIDQAKDEKGVVLVHCNSGVSRSVSVVIGYLMLKENQGFGDTFALVKSARPASCPNPGFMEQLKNFRPQDVTQANGLSHD, encoded by the exons ATGCAGTCGCTTGCTCAAGAAATAAAATCCTTCTCCAAAACTAATTTGCGGAAACAATGCACCAGAGTGACGACTTTGAGCGGCAGGAGGATTATTGAGACATGGAAAGGCTCCATCGTGCAGGTGGTTGAAGAGACAGTACAGCCTGAAACTCCGTGTGGATATGTTCAGGATAATAACTGGGATCTCCAGGTTGGATATGTTAAACCATATCTACTGCTTG gGTCACAAGATGCTGCTCACGACTTTGCTACTTTGAGGAAATATAAG GTTACACATATATTAAATGTTGCATATGGTGTGGAAAATGCCTTTCCTGACTTGTTCATCTATAAGACATTGAGCATACTGGATCAACCTGATACTGATATCATATCACATATCAAGGAGTGTGCACAGTTCATAGACCAAGCGAAGGATGAG AAAGGAGTTGTGCTGGTGCACTGCAATTCTGGAGTTTCACGCTCTGTCTCGGTTGTCATTGGATATCTGATGTTAAAGGAAAATCAAGGATTTGGTGACACGTTTGCCCTGGTGAAATCAGCTCGACCTGCCTCGTGTCCAAATCCAGGTTTCATGGAACAGCTGAAAAACTTCAGGCCGCAAGACGTCACACAAGCAAACGGTTTGAGTCACGATTGA